A stretch of Cheilinus undulatus linkage group 20, ASM1832078v1, whole genome shotgun sequence DNA encodes these proteins:
- the LOC121528579 gene encoding myosin phosphatase Rho-interacting protein-like — MSGQMQESQIVLATLNLFFSCADSQRYRWKEKFVCCHVQSGCCLNILQEVQREAQSLLLLCREELQSIQRELEVLSEQYSQKCLENAHLAQALEAEQQALRQCQRENQELNAHNQELNNRLTAEITRMRSCFSGETALSTLTQGKDVYELEVLLRIKESEIQYLKEEIHSLKDELQSALRSLKEGLTVQERMKLFEAKDSKKI; from the exons ATGTCAGGACAGATGCAGGAGAGTCAGATAGTGCTTGCCACACTGaatctgtttttctcttgtGCTGACTCTCAGCGATACAGATG GAAAGAGAAGTTTGTCTGCTGTCATGTTCAGAGTGGATGCTGTCTGAATATTCTTCAAGAGGTCCAAAGGGAAGCCCAAAGCTTGCTTCTTCTCTGCAG GGAAGAGCTGCAGTCCATCCAGAGAGAACTGGAGGTGTTGTCAGAGCAGTACTCTCAGAAATGTCTGGAAAATGCTCACCTGGCTCAGGCCCTGGAGGCTGAGCAGCAGGCGCTCAGGCAGTGTCAAAGAGAGAACCAGGAGCTAAATGCTCACAACCAG GAGTTAAATAACCGGCTGACAGCAGAGATTACTCGGATGCGCTCCTGTTTCAGCGGTGAAACTGCTCTGTCCACACTTACCCAGGGCAAGGATGTGTATGAATTAGAG GTGTTGCTACGAATTAAAGAGTCAGAAATCCAGTATCTCAAAGAGGAAATTCACTCTTTGAAAGATGAACTGCAGTCTGCTTTAAGG AGCCTGAAAGAGGGACTAACTGTGCAGGAGCGTATGAAGCTTTTTGAAGCGAAAGATTccaaaaagatttaa